The following proteins are encoded in a genomic region of Sorangiineae bacterium MSr12523:
- a CDS encoding HTTM domain-containing protein produces the protein MSLRLGVVDRAADIASLAAFRIVFGLSMAFSTCRFLWHGWIKEYYFVPKHFFHYYGFEWVRPWPGFLMYAHYAVMVLAALGIALGVAYRASAIVFFLFFTYAHFIDKTNYLNHYYLVSCLGLLMIFLPMDRAASVRVWRRPQDAWDRVPAWMLGLVRFQVGVVYVFGGIAKLKSDWLVYAEPLTIWLGANQEFPIIGPWFGYKWFALAFSWAGAAFDLTVVPFLLWKKSRPFAYAAAVSFHVITARLFQLGMFPWIMMGSALIFFDASWPRRAMERLRILRPSTGEPVTLPGLPSWGRALAGIYIAWNVLVPLRHWLYPGNVLWTEQGYRFAWNVMLMEKNGAVDATVVDPSSGRKWTVYPTDYLTRYQSKMMSTQPDMILEFSHVVADDFARRGHPRVEVHVEALVAMNGRPARPLVDTRVDLAKEKEGFGAKRWILPFDDTPPEM, from the coding sequence GTGAGCCTCCGGCTCGGGGTAGTCGACCGGGCCGCCGATATCGCATCGCTGGCGGCGTTTCGCATCGTGTTCGGCCTTTCCATGGCCTTCTCGACATGTCGCTTCCTCTGGCACGGATGGATAAAGGAGTACTACTTCGTTCCGAAGCACTTCTTTCATTACTACGGCTTCGAATGGGTGCGCCCGTGGCCCGGGTTTCTCATGTATGCGCACTACGCCGTCATGGTCCTGGCAGCGTTGGGGATCGCGCTCGGCGTGGCCTACCGGGCCAGCGCCATCGTCTTTTTTCTATTTTTTACGTATGCGCACTTCATCGACAAAACGAATTATTTGAATCATTATTATTTGGTGAGCTGCCTCGGGCTGCTCATGATCTTTTTGCCGATGGATCGAGCTGCTTCGGTTCGCGTGTGGCGGCGTCCCCAGGATGCGTGGGATCGCGTGCCCGCGTGGATGCTCGGGCTGGTGCGTTTTCAAGTCGGTGTGGTTTACGTGTTCGGCGGTATCGCCAAGCTGAAAAGCGATTGGCTGGTGTACGCAGAGCCTTTGACCATCTGGCTGGGGGCCAACCAGGAATTTCCGATCATTGGGCCGTGGTTCGGATACAAATGGTTCGCCCTGGCCTTCAGTTGGGCGGGGGCCGCGTTCGATCTGACGGTGGTTCCTTTCCTATTGTGGAAAAAGAGCCGTCCCTTCGCGTACGCCGCGGCGGTTTCGTTCCACGTGATTACGGCGCGCCTGTTTCAATTGGGAATGTTCCCCTGGATTATGATGGGCTCCGCGTTGATCTTCTTCGACGCGAGCTGGCCACGACGCGCCATGGAACGCTTGCGTATTTTGCGGCCTTCCACCGGCGAGCCTGTGACCTTGCCCGGGTTACCGTCGTGGGGACGCGCGCTTGCCGGTATTTACATCGCGTGGAATGTACTGGTGCCGCTGCGGCATTGGCTTTACCCGGGCAACGTTCTCTGGACCGAGCAGGGCTACCGCTTTGCCTGGAACGTGATGCTCATGGAAAAGAATGGCGCTGTCGACGCGACGGTGGTGGACCCTTCGAGCGGGCGCAAATGGACGGTGTATCCCACCGATTACCTCACGCGCTATCAGAGCAAAATGATGTCCACACAGCCCGATATGATCCTCGAGTTCTCACATGTCGTAGCCGACGATTTCGCACGCCGAGGGCACCCCAGGGTCGAGGTCCACGTGGAGGCGCTGGTCGCCATGAATGGGCGCCCCGCGCGACCTCTGGTGGACACACGTGTCGACTTGGCGAAAGAGAAAGAGGGCTTTGGCGCAAAGCGATGGATTCTACCTTTCGACGACACGCCGCCCGAAATGTAG
- a CDS encoding BMP family ABC transporter substrate-binding protein, with protein sequence MKSNKWGIIGCSAILAAGVISSGCKGNSESQKATAAASGAAASGGSKSADSPFVVGMVLIGPWNDHGWNQAHYDGLKTALAKIPNTKFEYVDKVNPADRPNVKGSQVADDMISHGAKFIIFNSDDYKDDALDTAKKHPDVGVVHVSGDYAWKDGQNFKNQKNLGNIMGDIEPAEAIGGCAAALSTETGKIGYLGPLVNDETRRIASSAYLGAKYCWEKYRKKPAKDLNFKITWIGFWFNIPGQTLDPTKVADDYYNGGFDVVISGLDTPEAAVQAKKANEAGKKVRYVHYDHKTGCDVAPDACLGVVYYNWVPSYFDAISKAKDGKYVGEFVLAEPDYANMNGEKSSIGFEFGKALGDKKASLDELIRGLGDKSVNLFVGPIKYQDGSDFLKPGEVATLQKIWYMPQLLQGITGNSK encoded by the coding sequence ATGAAATCGAACAAGTGGGGTATCATCGGATGTTCCGCCATATTGGCCGCCGGCGTGATCTCGAGCGGTTGCAAGGGCAACTCTGAGTCGCAGAAAGCGACCGCAGCAGCATCGGGTGCCGCAGCAAGTGGGGGCTCGAAATCCGCAGATTCCCCGTTCGTGGTGGGCATGGTCCTCATCGGGCCGTGGAACGATCATGGGTGGAATCAGGCCCATTATGACGGCCTCAAGACTGCGCTCGCCAAGATTCCAAATACGAAGTTCGAGTACGTCGACAAGGTAAATCCGGCCGACCGTCCGAACGTCAAGGGGTCCCAAGTCGCCGATGATATGATTTCACATGGCGCGAAGTTCATAATCTTCAATTCCGACGACTACAAAGATGACGCCCTCGACACGGCCAAGAAACATCCGGACGTTGGGGTGGTGCACGTCTCCGGCGACTATGCGTGGAAGGACGGGCAGAATTTCAAGAATCAAAAGAACCTCGGCAACATCATGGGCGATATCGAGCCGGCCGAGGCCATCGGCGGTTGCGCAGCCGCCCTCTCCACCGAAACGGGGAAGATCGGCTACCTAGGCCCGCTCGTGAACGACGAGACACGGCGCATCGCATCCTCCGCGTACCTTGGCGCCAAATATTGCTGGGAGAAGTATCGAAAGAAGCCGGCCAAGGATCTCAACTTCAAGATTACGTGGATCGGTTTCTGGTTCAACATCCCCGGCCAGACGCTCGACCCCACCAAGGTGGCCGACGATTACTACAACGGTGGGTTCGATGTCGTGATTAGCGGTCTCGATACACCGGAAGCCGCCGTGCAAGCCAAGAAGGCCAACGAGGCGGGCAAGAAGGTGCGCTACGTGCACTACGACCACAAGACGGGCTGCGACGTGGCGCCGGACGCGTGCCTGGGCGTCGTCTATTACAACTGGGTGCCCTCGTACTTCGATGCCATTTCCAAGGCGAAGGACGGGAAGTACGTGGGCGAGTTCGTGCTGGCCGAGCCCGACTACGCGAACATGAACGGAGAGAAGTCGTCCATCGGCTTCGAATTCGGCAAGGCACTGGGCGACAAGAAGGCCTCGCTCGACGAGCTGATTCGTGGCCTGGGCGACAAGAGCGTCAACCTCTTCGTCGGCCCGATCAAGTACCAAGATGGATCGGACTTCTTGAAGCCCGGCGAAGTAGCGACGCTTCAGAAAATTTGGTACATGCCTCAGCTACTGCAGGGGATCACCGGCAACAGCAAGTAA
- a CDS encoding ATP-binding cassette domain-containing protein: protein MRVELRQISKSFGAVRANDDVSLTLQAGSIHGLLGENGAGKSTLAGILSGLVRRDAGAVLLDGKPMEGGDPARALAAGVGMLHQEPHDFPELTVLESFAAARPGPFWFLGKRRREVRDRFFELRQRFGFTIHPEERVGRLSMGERQQLELLGLLSLGVRTLILDEPTTGISDEQRDALFGALKQLAKDGCSILLVSHKLPDVLALCDRVSILRQGKLVGEAELPITADRLVEMMFGSSAAARPEKPAGVAREKVAVRLERALVARGRLQLAMNDFTAHEGEIVGLAGLEGSGQALLLQLCAGLLPVKGDARLVVGDASLAGLPYRDFLRAGVSYVPADRAREGLIGGFTIEEHVALRAPAQGLFLRAKETLEAAERAIETFRIRGRPGTRAEQLSGGNQQRTQLALLPAQLKLLLMEHPTRGLDIESTQWVWQQLIARCKTGTAIVFASSDLDELLTYSDRVIVFSGGHASRPVRAAELSMDRLGRMIGGHLEEAS, encoded by the coding sequence ATGCGCGTCGAGCTCCGTCAGATCTCCAAGAGCTTCGGCGCCGTTCGTGCGAACGACGACGTCTCGCTGACCCTGCAGGCGGGCTCGATCCACGGCCTGCTGGGCGAAAACGGCGCGGGCAAGAGCACCTTGGCCGGCATCTTGAGCGGCCTCGTTCGCCGGGATGCCGGCGCCGTGCTGCTCGACGGCAAGCCCATGGAAGGCGGAGATCCCGCCCGGGCGCTCGCCGCCGGCGTGGGCATGCTCCACCAGGAGCCGCACGATTTTCCCGAGCTCACGGTGCTCGAAAGCTTCGCCGCCGCCCGCCCCGGGCCCTTTTGGTTCCTGGGGAAACGGCGGCGCGAGGTGCGCGATCGCTTCTTCGAGCTGCGGCAGCGTTTCGGCTTCACCATCCACCCCGAGGAGCGTGTGGGGCGTCTCTCCATGGGCGAGCGGCAGCAGCTCGAGCTTCTCGGGTTGCTTTCGCTCGGGGTGCGCACGCTCATTCTGGACGAGCCTACGACCGGCATTTCCGACGAACAGCGCGATGCGTTGTTCGGGGCGCTCAAGCAGCTGGCCAAGGATGGGTGCTCCATCCTGCTCGTGTCGCACAAGCTTCCGGACGTCCTCGCGCTCTGCGATCGGGTGAGCATTCTGCGGCAGGGCAAATTGGTGGGCGAGGCGGAACTGCCCATCACCGCCGATCGCCTCGTGGAGATGATGTTCGGCTCCTCGGCGGCGGCGCGTCCCGAGAAGCCCGCGGGCGTGGCACGCGAGAAGGTGGCCGTGCGGCTCGAGCGCGCCCTCGTGGCGCGCGGCCGATTGCAGCTGGCGATGAACGACTTCACCGCGCACGAAGGCGAAATCGTGGGGCTGGCCGGGCTCGAGGGGAGCGGGCAGGCGCTGCTTCTGCAACTGTGCGCGGGGCTGTTGCCGGTGAAAGGGGACGCGCGCCTCGTGGTGGGCGATGCCTCCCTCGCGGGACTGCCGTACCGGGATTTCCTACGGGCCGGCGTGAGCTACGTGCCCGCGGATCGGGCACGGGAAGGGCTCATCGGCGGCTTCACCATCGAGGAGCACGTGGCGTTGCGCGCGCCCGCGCAGGGGCTTTTTCTTCGCGCCAAAGAGACGCTCGAGGCCGCCGAGCGAGCCATCGAGACGTTCCGCATCCGCGGGCGGCCCGGCACCCGCGCCGAGCAGCTCTCGGGCGGTAACCAGCAGAGGACGCAGTTGGCGCTGCTCCCCGCGCAATTGAAATTGCTCTTGATGGAGCATCCCACCCGCGGGCTGGACATCGAGTCCACGCAGTGGGTATGGCAGCAGTTGATCGCGCGCTGCAAGACGGGGACGGCCATCGTCTTCGCCTCGTCGGACCTGGACGAGCTGCTGACGTACAGCGATCGCGTCATCGTTTTCAGCGGCGGGCACGCCTCGCGACCGGTGCGCGCTGCGGAATTGAGCATGGATCGACTGGGGCGCATGATCGGTGGCCACTTGGAAGAGGCATCGTGA
- a CDS encoding serine/threonine protein kinase, translating to MVGKYRLVAELGTGGMAHVFLAVMRGPHGFNKLVVLKVPRDSVASDPNLLAMFHEEARLAARLNHPNVVQTYEVIHEEGRDITVMEYLDGQPLHKVLARARKIGKGLPLGMHLRLICEALTGLHYVHEAKDFDGTPLELVHRDVSPPNLFVTFDGSVKVLDFGIAKAVTSVHETQIGTFKGRIRYMPPEQLMGGKIDRRADIFALGAILWDAAVGESMWKGRTDVEVISAVVGDEVPAPKSIHSDVPEELDTIVRKAMSHDPNKRHSTCLELQAEIEAFLAKLPDKYTSRDLAAHMTELFAQIRAERQRIIENQLAKVSSLPTGEYAPLAQMDLPRSSLASLTGSSRIPSGSTTPSGPRSLEAITEGSLPATKRLSLDTAISAAQPSRRSTMSTMILGLGAIAVVGAVVVVGKSYKGGTDAPPPPAASAAANTQAPAASSPAAGAGAPATEIVTVLRAEPSDARLFLDDTPLASNPSIQRGPRDTSTHTVRAEAKGYVSKSTTVVMHTDSDVVLKLEKEAPTYQPRAYVRPSRTQREPAVSAAPTPPPQPPSATVSAPPPAETKTNKKQARPIDTDNPWAK from the coding sequence ATGGTCGGGAAGTATCGCCTCGTCGCGGAACTCGGCACGGGTGGGATGGCCCACGTTTTCCTCGCGGTCATGCGTGGACCTCATGGGTTCAACAAGCTGGTCGTTCTGAAGGTGCCGCGTGATTCGGTGGCGTCCGATCCCAACCTGCTGGCCATGTTCCACGAGGAAGCCCGGCTCGCGGCGCGCCTCAATCACCCCAACGTGGTGCAGACCTACGAGGTCATTCACGAAGAAGGTCGTGACATCACGGTGATGGAATACTTGGATGGCCAGCCGCTGCACAAAGTGCTGGCACGCGCGCGCAAGATCGGAAAGGGCCTGCCGCTCGGTATGCACCTGCGCCTCATCTGCGAGGCGCTCACCGGACTTCATTACGTGCACGAGGCAAAGGACTTCGACGGCACACCGCTCGAATTGGTCCATCGTGACGTGTCGCCGCCCAACCTGTTCGTCACATTCGACGGCAGCGTGAAGGTGTTGGACTTCGGCATCGCAAAAGCCGTCACCTCGGTCCACGAGACGCAAATTGGTACGTTCAAGGGTCGCATTCGGTACATGCCGCCCGAGCAGTTGATGGGCGGCAAGATCGACCGGCGCGCCGACATTTTCGCGCTCGGAGCCATCTTGTGGGATGCCGCCGTGGGCGAAAGCATGTGGAAGGGCCGGACGGACGTGGAGGTCATCAGCGCCGTCGTGGGGGACGAAGTCCCTGCGCCCAAGAGCATTCACTCCGACGTGCCCGAAGAGCTCGACACCATCGTGCGCAAAGCGATGTCGCACGATCCCAATAAACGCCACTCCACGTGTCTGGAGCTGCAGGCCGAAATCGAAGCATTTTTGGCGAAGCTGCCCGACAAGTACACATCGCGCGATCTCGCGGCGCACATGACCGAGTTGTTTGCGCAAATTCGCGCCGAGCGTCAGCGCATCATCGAGAATCAGCTCGCCAAAGTGAGCTCCTTGCCCACGGGCGAATATGCGCCGCTGGCGCAAATGGATCTTCCCCGCTCGTCGCTCGCCTCCCTCACGGGGTCGTCGCGCATTCCCTCGGGGTCGACCACACCTTCGGGCCCTCGTTCGCTCGAGGCGATCACCGAGGGCTCGCTCCCCGCGACGAAGCGGCTCTCGCTCGATACGGCGATATCCGCCGCGCAGCCGTCACGCCGTTCGACCATGTCCACCATGATCCTCGGGCTTGGTGCCATCGCAGTGGTGGGTGCGGTGGTGGTCGTGGGCAAATCGTACAAGGGCGGAACGGACGCTCCGCCCCCGCCGGCCGCATCGGCGGCAGCCAACACGCAGGCGCCGGCAGCCTCGAGTCCTGCGGCGGGTGCGGGGGCACCTGCGACGGAGATCGTGACGGTGTTGCGCGCGGAGCCGAGCGATGCGCGGCTCTTTTTGGACGACACGCCGCTGGCGAGCAATCCGTCGATTCAACGCGGACCGCGTGACACTTCGACGCACACGGTTCGCGCAGAGGCCAAAGGCTACGTCTCCAAGTCGACGACGGTGGTCATGCACACCGATAGCGACGTTGTTTTGAAGTTGGAAAAGGAAGCGCCGACGTATCAGCCCCGCGCCTACGTGCGTCCAAGTCGCACGCAAAGGGAGCCTGCCGTCAGTGCAGCACCTACACCGCCGCCGCAGCCTCCCTCCGCGACGGTGAGCGCACCGCCTCCCGCGGAGACCAAGACGAACAAGAAGCAGGCTCGCCCAATCGATACGGACAATCCCTGGGCGAAATGA
- a CDS encoding S53 family peptidase — protein sequence MSLYSKKTAVSFISVTALAALVPLACIPLACSSGSRDDAPSRNVGDPDQEALSQIQEQPSKSVCDRTNLKPGFAACHAKVRTEPSGNVKAFATPSGFGPSDLQAAYKVPSGGGEGKIIAIVDAQDDPKAEADLGVYRSQFGLSSCTTANGCFKKVNQDGKASPLPAADDGWSGEIALDLDMASAICPECKILLVEANSASLDDLGKAVNTAVSLGATVVSNSYGGSEDSTESQADTDYYVHPGVGIFASTGDNGYGTSYPAASAGVISVGGTSLTKSSSTRGWAESVWNGAGSGCSKYISKPSWQTDTGCSKKVMGDVSAVADPNTGVAVYVTQGASGWAVYGGTSASSPIVASIYAKTGHGGDNGSYVWTHTGNFYDVTSGSNGSCSPSYLCKGTAGYDGPTGWGSPNATALAGGGGGTDAGTGTDSGSGGTCAHNVCSTGAKLTKSCSACATAVCNNDSYCCNTAWDNYCVSEVADYCDQTCN from the coding sequence ATGTCTCTTTATTCGAAAAAGACCGCCGTCTCGTTCATTTCGGTCACTGCACTTGCGGCGCTCGTACCATTGGCGTGCATTCCGCTCGCATGCTCCAGCGGATCACGCGACGACGCGCCTTCCAGGAATGTGGGCGATCCCGATCAAGAAGCTTTGAGCCAAATTCAAGAACAGCCAAGCAAGAGTGTTTGCGATCGAACGAACCTCAAGCCTGGATTTGCCGCATGCCACGCCAAGGTGCGCACGGAGCCGAGCGGCAACGTCAAAGCGTTCGCCACGCCCAGCGGCTTTGGGCCGTCCGATCTGCAGGCGGCGTACAAGGTGCCTTCGGGTGGCGGCGAGGGGAAGATCATCGCCATCGTCGACGCGCAAGACGATCCGAAGGCCGAGGCGGATCTCGGCGTATACCGTTCGCAATTCGGCCTTTCCTCGTGCACCACGGCCAACGGCTGCTTCAAAAAGGTGAATCAGGACGGGAAAGCATCGCCGCTTCCCGCGGCCGACGATGGGTGGTCCGGCGAAATCGCACTCGATTTGGATATGGCCAGTGCCATCTGCCCCGAGTGCAAGATCCTCCTGGTCGAGGCCAATTCGGCGTCGTTGGACGATCTCGGCAAGGCCGTGAACACCGCCGTTTCTCTCGGCGCAACCGTCGTGTCCAACAGCTACGGCGGCAGCGAAGACTCCACCGAATCGCAGGCGGATACGGACTACTACGTTCATCCCGGCGTGGGCATTTTCGCCAGCACGGGCGACAACGGCTATGGGACGTCGTACCCGGCCGCGTCGGCGGGCGTGATCAGCGTGGGCGGCACGAGCCTGACCAAGTCGTCCAGCACGCGCGGATGGGCCGAGTCGGTGTGGAACGGCGCTGGCTCCGGATGCAGCAAATACATTTCCAAGCCGTCGTGGCAAACCGATACCGGTTGCTCGAAGAAGGTCATGGGCGACGTTTCGGCGGTCGCCGATCCGAACACCGGTGTGGCCGTTTACGTCACGCAGGGCGCCTCGGGCTGGGCGGTCTACGGAGGCACCAGCGCCAGCTCGCCCATCGTTGCGTCGATTTACGCGAAGACCGGCCACGGCGGCGACAATGGCTCGTATGTCTGGACGCACACCGGGAATTTCTACGATGTGACCAGCGGCAGCAATGGCAGCTGCTCGCCGAGCTACCTTTGCAAAGGCACCGCGGGCTACGACGGCCCGACGGGGTGGGGGAGCCCGAATGCCACGGCGCTCGCCGGCGGTGGCGGCGGCACCGACGCGGGCACGGGCACCGATTCGGGCTCGGGCGGCACCTGCGCGCACAACGTTTGCTCCACGGGCGCGAAATTGACCAAGTCGTGCAGCGCGTGCGCCACCGCGGTGTGCAACAATGATTCGTATTGCTGCAACACCGCGTGGGATAACTATTGCGTGAGCGAGGTCGCGGATTACTGCGACCAGACCTGCAATTGA
- a CDS encoding ABC transporter permease, with protein MKSWLVRVGAIGLSLAFVALICVVMGASPLDVALSFWDGAFGTLDQTARVLSTLSPLLLCASGLLFTFRAGLYNLGVEGQLVAGAIAATGVAHFFPSGSPGWLVIGLALLGGMVAGALWGVLTGALHVFGRVNEIFAGLGMNFMAQGAAIYLIFGPWKRPGVASMAGTEPMDRSLWMETLGSTDASPTALILALLAALFTAVVIQRTYFGLRTRAVGQNLRAAGVLGVPAVRQLLIVFAACGLFAGLAGALQVMAVFHRLIPNVSSNLGYLALLVVMLASFDMRFVVPIAIFFSVLNVGSLRLPLTLGLESSLSGVLQGALALVVLLLPKRMPEPGRGA; from the coding sequence GTGAAGTCGTGGCTCGTTCGCGTGGGTGCCATAGGGCTGTCGCTCGCGTTCGTCGCGTTGATCTGCGTCGTCATGGGCGCCTCGCCCCTCGATGTGGCGCTGTCGTTTTGGGACGGGGCCTTCGGCACGCTCGACCAAACGGCACGCGTGCTCAGCACGCTTTCGCCGCTCCTTCTCTGTGCGTCGGGGCTTCTCTTCACCTTTCGGGCGGGGCTCTACAACTTGGGTGTCGAGGGGCAGCTCGTGGCGGGCGCCATCGCGGCCACCGGCGTCGCACATTTTTTCCCATCGGGCTCGCCCGGGTGGCTCGTCATCGGGCTGGCGCTCCTCGGCGGAATGGTGGCCGGGGCGCTTTGGGGTGTGCTCACCGGTGCGCTCCACGTGTTCGGGCGGGTCAATGAGATCTTCGCGGGGCTGGGCATGAACTTCATGGCCCAGGGCGCGGCGATTTACCTGATTTTCGGCCCATGGAAGCGTCCCGGTGTGGCCTCCATGGCCGGCACCGAGCCCATGGATCGCTCGCTCTGGATGGAGACCCTGGGGAGCACCGACGCAAGCCCCACGGCATTGATCCTGGCGCTGCTGGCCGCGCTCTTCACGGCGGTGGTCATCCAGCGCACGTACTTCGGTTTGCGCACGCGCGCCGTGGGGCAGAACTTGCGCGCCGCGGGGGTGCTGGGTGTGCCGGCCGTGCGGCAGTTGCTCATCGTGTTTGCCGCGTGCGGGCTCTTTGCCGGGCTCGCGGGCGCCCTGCAGGTCATGGCCGTCTTTCACCGTCTGATTCCCAATGTTTCGAGCAACTTGGGATATCTGGCGCTCCTGGTGGTCATGCTCGCCAGCTTCGACATGCGGTTCGTCGTGCCGATTGCCATCTTCTTCAGCGTGCTCAATGTAGGGAGCCTTCGTTTGCCGCTCACCCTGGGCCTCGAATCGTCTCTTTCCGGCGTGCTTCAGGGGGCGTTGGCGCTCGTGGTGCTTCTTTTGCCGAAGCGCATGCCCGAGCCGGGGCGGGGAGCGTAG
- a CDS encoding ABC transporter permease, with amino-acid sequence MDFVPILATAIATSTPLVFASVGETFSERAGVINLSAEGTIMLSAMTGFAAARATESLLVGFAAAALTGMALAIIVAFGSITLKKSQIAIGFVLALLGADLSSVLGNPFVRVPGPTVPELSIPVLRDIPVFGPLLFRGDALVYASYLLVIGSTIYFYGTRAGLLLRATGEKPTSAYVRGANVSRIRYAYTLFGGALMGIAGAAFSLDFKAGWSHRHTAGYGWIALAIVIFGGWHPAKVAAGAYLFGILQSVATLAQSAIPQVPTQVFGVAPFALMIGVLVVTSRRRAAGNSE; translated from the coding sequence ATGGATTTCGTTCCCATTCTGGCCACCGCCATCGCCACATCGACGCCGCTGGTCTTCGCGTCCGTCGGGGAGACGTTTTCCGAGCGCGCCGGCGTGATCAATCTGTCGGCCGAGGGGACGATCATGCTCTCCGCCATGACGGGATTCGCCGCGGCGCGCGCGACGGAGAGCCTTCTCGTGGGCTTCGCGGCCGCGGCTTTGACGGGGATGGCGCTGGCCATCATCGTGGCCTTCGGGAGCATCACCCTGAAAAAGTCGCAAATTGCGATTGGCTTCGTGCTGGCGCTGCTCGGGGCGGATCTGTCGTCCGTGTTGGGCAATCCGTTCGTGCGCGTGCCGGGGCCCACGGTGCCGGAGCTTTCGATTCCAGTGCTGCGCGACATTCCGGTGTTCGGGCCGCTGCTTTTCCGAGGCGACGCGCTGGTCTACGCGAGCTACCTGCTGGTCATCGGCTCCACGATTTACTTCTACGGCACACGCGCCGGGTTGCTTCTGCGGGCCACGGGCGAAAAGCCCACCTCGGCGTATGTTCGCGGCGCCAACGTATCGCGCATTCGCTATGCCTACACGCTTTTCGGCGGCGCGCTGATGGGCATTGCCGGCGCCGCCTTCTCGCTGGACTTCAAAGCCGGCTGGAGCCACCGCCACACCGCCGGGTACGGCTGGATTGCGCTGGCCATCGTGATTTTCGGCGGCTGGCACCCCGCCAAGGTTGCCGCTGGCGCCTACCTTTTCGGCATTCTGCAATCCGTGGCCACACTCGCGCAAAGCGCGATCCCGCAGGTGCCAACGCAGGTCTTCGGCGTGGCACCCTTTGCATTGATGATCGGCGTGCTCGTGGTGACGTCTCGACGGCGCGCTGCGGGGAACTCGGAGTAA